One genomic segment of [Phormidium] sp. ETS-05 includes these proteins:
- a CDS encoding EAL domain-containing protein yields the protein MAKILVVEDSEEIRGNIMDLLEAEDFEVVGAENGRWGVEIAQQQKFDLIICDIMMPEMDGYDVIAQLRQNPETADIPFIFLTAKAERNDLRQGMNLGADDYLTKPFTYAELLEAVEARLKRVAQQREKLDRVTEQLEHLENFDSLTGLPNQSGLEGDNGYLAQAISVTDASNRFVPFLLLGLDRFARINDVFGYASGDELLQKLTQRLQDFIKTVNFASGLELGGVVRLGGDEFALVLPPTSSEDTAQKSAQHLLEIVSQPFTIQGRSIPITGTVGMAFYPLASTVEELRRQAGVAMGEGKRKGGDRVQIYTRPLVGSDIAKDLQLAGDLHRAWERRLLQVFYQPRIDIRNRKITGVGAVIHWDNPRIGTVSHPKILSLAEEAGLGFAVGEWLLQTACRQAKTWQNLGIYLRVAVGISQTIFNDTNFDEIVANALISANLEPRYLELEISAATIAKAKNPNAMASKLMLLKRIGTINTISQFGMADSALNYLGQLKLDNLKIDASLTAAAAQNAPIINALVQVARNLKLRTIADGVATEDAAGVLKKQKCDEIQQNNALSPAEINRLFGKR from the coding sequence ATGGCGAAAATATTGGTAGTAGAAGATAGCGAAGAAATCCGGGGCAATATCATGGATTTGCTGGAAGCCGAGGATTTCGAGGTGGTAGGGGCGGAAAATGGTCGCTGGGGCGTGGAAATAGCGCAACAGCAAAAGTTTGATTTGATTATCTGCGATATTATGATGCCGGAGATGGATGGCTATGATGTGATAGCCCAGTTGCGGCAAAATCCCGAGACTGCGGATATTCCGTTTATCTTCCTCACGGCGAAGGCGGAAAGAAATGATTTACGTCAGGGAATGAATTTAGGCGCCGATGACTATTTGACGAAACCTTTTACCTACGCGGAGCTACTGGAGGCGGTGGAGGCGCGGTTGAAAAGGGTAGCTCAGCAACGGGAAAAACTGGATCGGGTGACGGAACAGTTAGAGCATTTGGAAAATTTTGATAGCCTCACGGGGTTGCCCAACCAGTCCGGTTTGGAGGGGGATAATGGATATTTGGCGCAGGCAATATCGGTAACAGATGCTAGTAACCGCTTTGTCCCTTTTTTGCTTTTGGGTTTAGACAGATTTGCTCGAATTAACGATGTGTTTGGTTACGCTAGCGGCGATGAGTTGCTGCAAAAATTGACGCAGCGGTTACAGGATTTTATCAAAACCGTGAATTTTGCCAGTGGCTTGGAATTAGGCGGGGTTGTGCGTCTGGGTGGCGATGAATTTGCTCTGGTTTTGCCACCGACGAGCAGCGAAGATACGGCGCAAAAGAGCGCTCAGCATTTACTGGAAATTGTCTCCCAACCTTTCACGATTCAGGGTAGGTCGATTCCGATAACCGGGACTGTTGGGATGGCTTTTTATCCCTTGGCGTCAACGGTAGAAGAACTGCGGCGACAAGCGGGGGTAGCGATGGGAGAGGGGAAGCGCAAAGGGGGCGATCGAGTGCAAATTTACACCCGTCCCTTAGTCGGTTCCGACATTGCTAAAGACTTGCAGCTCGCCGGAGACCTACACCGTGCCTGGGAACGTCGCCTCTTACAGGTATTCTACCAGCCCCGTATCGATATCCGCAATCGCAAAATCACTGGGGTTGGTGCGGTTATCCATTGGGATAACCCCCGCATTGGCACGGTTTCTCACCCGAAAATTCTCTCTCTCGCCGAAGAAGCTGGTTTGGGTTTTGCGGTGGGTGAATGGTTGCTGCAAACTGCCTGTCGTCAAGCTAAAACCTGGCAAAATCTTGGCATTTACCTGCGGGTGGCGGTGGGAATTTCCCAGACAATTTTTAATGATACTAATTTCGATGAAATTGTGGCTAACGCTTTGATATCTGCGAATTTGGAGCCTCGTTATCTGGAACTGGAAATATCTGCAGCTACTATCGCTAAGGCAAAAAATCCCAATGCAATGGCATCGAAACTGATGCTTTTAAAGCGCATTGGCACGATTAACACTATTAGTCAATTCGGGATGGCTGATAGTGCTTTAAATTATCTGGGTCAGCTTAAATTAGATAATCTGAAAATTGATGCCAGCTTGACGGCGGCGGCGGCGCAAAATGCCCCGATAATTAATGCTTTGGTGCAGGTGGCTCGGAATTTGAAACTGCGGACGATCGCTGATGGTGTAGCTACGGAGGATGCGGCTGGGGTTTTGAAAAAGCAAAAATGCGATGAAATCCAGCAAAACAATGCTTTATCTCCGGCTGAGATTAATCGCTTATTCGGTAAGCGATGA
- the dtd gene encoding D-aminoacyl-tRNA deacylase has product MRVVLQRVKSSQVTVGDKIVGKINQGLNLLVAISTTDTEVELDWMARKCLELRLFPDGTDGSGRWDKSVVDIGGEILAVSQFTLYGDCRKGRRPSFDKSAPPERAKLLFDTFVAKLRQSGLKVETGEFGAMMAVDIANDGPVTLVLEREATTSIGH; this is encoded by the coding sequence ATGCGTGTAGTTCTTCAGCGAGTCAAATCCTCTCAAGTGACAGTGGGCGATAAAATTGTTGGTAAAATAAACCAAGGGCTGAATCTACTCGTGGCTATTTCTACCACAGATACAGAGGTGGAGCTAGACTGGATGGCGCGCAAGTGCTTAGAACTACGCCTATTTCCTGATGGCACTGATGGCAGTGGTCGTTGGGATAAGTCCGTAGTAGATATCGGAGGAGAAATACTGGCGGTAAGTCAGTTTACCCTTTACGGTGATTGCCGCAAAGGTCGCCGCCCGTCTTTTGACAAGTCTGCTCCCCCAGAACGAGCCAAACTGCTATTTGACACTTTTGTGGCTAAGTTGCGCCAGAGTGGGTTAAAGGTAGAAACGGGGGAATTTGGGGCAATGATGGCAGTAGATATTGCTAATGACGGTCCGGTAACTTTGGTTTTGGAACGAGAAGCAACAACTAGCATAGGTCATTAG
- a CDS encoding GTP-binding protein, with protein MQSVVTPEPTQVMDAPKHGLPVTIITGFLGSGKTTLLNHILTNQQGVKTAVLVNEFGEIGIDNELIVSTEDDMVTLSNGCICCTINEDLLNAVYKVLERPERVDYLVVETTGLADPLPVALTFLGTELRDLTRLDSIVTVVDAENYSLDLFNSQAAFNQISYGDLIILNKVDLVDEADADLLECKIRDVKKDARILRTSYAQVALPLILSVGLFESDKYFDTEEAHHDHDHHDHDHHDHDHHDHSACNHDHGQCVHDHDHDHHHHHHHSHHLENDGFTSLSFESDRPLSIRKFQYFLDNQLPANVFRAKGILWFDESGRRHVFHLSGKRFTIDDDDWKGQPKNQLVFIGQNLDHDQLRSQLEKCVCLPSTNRGKGFGK; from the coding sequence ATGCAATCAGTAGTAACCCCCGAACCGACACAGGTAATGGATGCTCCCAAACATGGCTTACCTGTCACCATCATTACCGGTTTTCTCGGCAGCGGTAAAACCACCCTCCTCAACCACATCCTCACCAACCAGCAAGGTGTCAAAACCGCCGTCCTCGTCAACGAGTTTGGCGAAATCGGCATTGACAACGAGCTAATCGTTTCCACCGAGGATGATATGGTGACGCTGAGCAATGGCTGCATCTGCTGCACCATTAATGAGGATTTGCTCAACGCCGTGTATAAAGTGCTAGAACGCCCAGAACGGGTGGATTATCTCGTGGTGGAAACTACGGGACTGGCGGACCCTCTGCCGGTAGCTCTGACGTTTTTAGGCACAGAACTGCGAGACCTGACCCGCCTCGACTCCATTGTTACCGTGGTGGATGCGGAGAATTACAGCCTCGACCTGTTTAACAGCCAAGCGGCTTTCAACCAAATCTCTTACGGGGATCTGATTATCCTGAATAAAGTGGATTTGGTGGATGAAGCGGATGCAGATTTGCTCGAGTGCAAAATTCGCGATGTGAAAAAAGACGCCCGCATCCTGCGAACGAGCTACGCGCAAGTGGCGTTGCCTTTGATTCTCAGCGTCGGTCTGTTTGAGTCGGATAAGTATTTTGATACTGAGGAAGCCCATCACGACCACGACCATCACGACCACGACCATCACGACCACGACCACCACGACCATTCCGCCTGTAACCATGACCACGGTCAATGTGTCCATGACCATGACCATGACCACCACCATCATCACCATCATTCCCACCATTTGGAAAATGATGGTTTCACCTCTTTGTCTTTTGAAAGCGATCGACCGCTGTCAATTCGGAAATTCCAATATTTCTTGGATAACCAATTACCCGCTAACGTGTTCCGGGCTAAGGGAATTTTGTGGTTTGACGAAAGTGGGCGCCGTCACGTTTTCCATCTGAGCGGCAAGCGGTTTACCATTGATGATGATGATTGGAAAGGTCAACCGAAAAATCAATTGGTGTTTATCGGCCAAAACCTGGACCATGACCAACTGCGATCGCAGCTAGAAAAATGCGTTTGCCTCCCCTCTACCAATCGCGGCAAAGGCTTCGGGAAATAA